From a region of the Gymnogyps californianus isolate 813 chromosome 22, ASM1813914v2, whole genome shotgun sequence genome:
- the KHDRBS1 gene encoding KH domain-containing, RNA-binding, signal transduction-associated protein 1 isoform X1: MQRRDDPAARLGRGPGPGGARQGAPPPRRPPRGGGGRGAATGAQPPPLLPPSATAAASAAQAPAAAPTPLLPGAAVKMEPENKYLPELMAEKDSLDPSFTHAMQLLTAEIEKIQKGETTKKDEEENYLDLFSHKNMKLKERVLIPVKQYPKFNFVGKILGPQGNTIKRLQEETGAKISVLGKGSMRDKAKEEELRKGGDPKYAHLNMDLHVFIEVFGPPCEAYALMAHAMEEVKKFLVPDMMDDICQEQFLELSYLNGVPEPTRGRGVPVRGRGAAPPPPPPVPRGRGVGPPPPPPPPRGALVRGAPVRGAIARGAAVARGVPPPPAVRGAPAPRARAAGIQRIPLPPPPAPETYEEYGYDDAYADQSYEGYEGYYSQGQGDTEYYDYGHGEAQETYEAYGQDDWNGTRPSLKAPPARPVKGAYREHPYGRY, translated from the exons ATGCAGCGCCGCGACGACCCCGCCGCCCGCCTgggccgggggccgggcccCGGCGGCGCCCGGCAAGGAGCTCCCCCGCCTCGGCGGCCGCCCCGTGGcggggggggccgcggggccgccaCCGGGGcgcagccgccgccgctcctGCCGCCCAGCGCCACGGCCGCCGCCTCGGCCGCTCaggcccccgccgccgcccccacCCCGCTGCTGCCCGGGGCCGCTGTCAAGATGGAGCCCGAGAACAAGTACCTGCCCGAGCTGATGGCCGAGAAGGACAGCCTCGACCCGTCCTTCACGCACGCCATGCAGCTCCTCACAGCAG aaattgaaaaaattcagaaggGTGAAACAACAAAgaaggatgaggaagagaaCTACCTGGATTTATTTTCCCACAAGAATATGAAACTGAAAGAACGAGTTCTGATACCTGTCAAACAGTACCCCAAG TTCAACTTTGTTGGAAAGATTCTGGGACCTCAAGGCAACACCATCAAGAGACTTCAGGAAGAAACTGGTGCTAAGATATCTGTGCTTGGGAAGGGTTCAATGCGAGATAAAGCAAAG GAGGAAGAACTGCGTAAAGGGGGAGATCCTAAATATGCTCATCTAAATATGGATTTGCATGTCTTCATTGAAGTTTTTGGACCCCCCTGTGAAGCGTATGCTCTGATGGCTCACGCCATGGAAGAAGTCAAGAAGTTCCTTGTTCCA GATATGATGGATGATATCTGTCAGGAGCAATTCTTGGAGCTCTCCTATCTGAACGGTGTACCGGAGCCAACTCGTGGCCGAGGAGTCCCTGTGCGGGGAAGGGGAGCAGCTCCACCACCGCCTCCACCGGTTCCAAG GGGGCGTGGTGTTggtcctccccctcctcctcctcctcctcggggggCCCTTGTGCGAGGAGCCCCGGTGCGGGGTGCCATTGCCAGGGGAGCTGCTGTAGCCCGTGGAgtacctcctcccccagcagtACGGGGTGCTCCTGCACCCAGAGCACGTGCAGCCGGCATTCAGAGAATaccgcttcctcctcctcccgcgCCAGAAACCTATGAGGAATAT GGCTATGATGATGCATATGCAGACCAGAGCTATGAGGGGTATGAAGGCTACTACAGCCAGGGCCAAGG GGACACAGAATACTATGATTATGGACACGGGGAGGCACAGGAAACCTATGAAGCTTATG GGCAAGATGACTGGAACGGAACCAGGCCCTCCCTGAAGGCCCCGCCGGCCAGGCCAGTGAAGGGGGCCTACAGAGAGCACCCATACGGAcgttattaa
- the KHDRBS1 gene encoding KH domain-containing, RNA-binding, signal transduction-associated protein 1 isoform X2, with the protein MKLKERVLIPVKQYPKFNFVGKILGPQGNTIKRLQEETGAKISVLGKGSMRDKAKEEELRKGGDPKYAHLNMDLHVFIEVFGPPCEAYALMAHAMEEVKKFLVPDMMDDICQEQFLELSYLNGVPEPTRGRGVPVRGRGAAPPPPPPVPRGRGVGPPPPPPPPRGALVRGAPVRGAIARGAAVARGVPPPPAVRGAPAPRARAAGIQRIPLPPPPAPETYEEYGYDDAYADQSYEGYEGYYSQGQGDTEYYDYGHGEAQETYEAYGQDDWNGTRPSLKAPPARPVKGAYREHPYGRY; encoded by the exons ATGAAACTGAAAGAACGAGTTCTGATACCTGTCAAACAGTACCCCAAG TTCAACTTTGTTGGAAAGATTCTGGGACCTCAAGGCAACACCATCAAGAGACTTCAGGAAGAAACTGGTGCTAAGATATCTGTGCTTGGGAAGGGTTCAATGCGAGATAAAGCAAAG GAGGAAGAACTGCGTAAAGGGGGAGATCCTAAATATGCTCATCTAAATATGGATTTGCATGTCTTCATTGAAGTTTTTGGACCCCCCTGTGAAGCGTATGCTCTGATGGCTCACGCCATGGAAGAAGTCAAGAAGTTCCTTGTTCCA GATATGATGGATGATATCTGTCAGGAGCAATTCTTGGAGCTCTCCTATCTGAACGGTGTACCGGAGCCAACTCGTGGCCGAGGAGTCCCTGTGCGGGGAAGGGGAGCAGCTCCACCACCGCCTCCACCGGTTCCAAG GGGGCGTGGTGTTggtcctccccctcctcctcctcctcctcggggggCCCTTGTGCGAGGAGCCCCGGTGCGGGGTGCCATTGCCAGGGGAGCTGCTGTAGCCCGTGGAgtacctcctcccccagcagtACGGGGTGCTCCTGCACCCAGAGCACGTGCAGCCGGCATTCAGAGAATaccgcttcctcctcctcccgcgCCAGAAACCTATGAGGAATAT GGCTATGATGATGCATATGCAGACCAGAGCTATGAGGGGTATGAAGGCTACTACAGCCAGGGCCAAGG GGACACAGAATACTATGATTATGGACACGGGGAGGCACAGGAAACCTATGAAGCTTATG GGCAAGATGACTGGAACGGAACCAGGCCCTCCCTGAAGGCCCCGCCGGCCAGGCCAGTGAAGGGGGCCTACAGAGAGCACCCATACGGAcgttattaa